A window of Garciella nitratireducens DSM 15102 contains these coding sequences:
- a CDS encoding Rne/Rng family ribonuclease, with product MKRIIADINEQESRIALVENKELKEFYIEQQNYRRIVGNIYKGRVENVLPGMQAAFVNIGLEKNAFLYVRDAIKRKDELEVLPPIRQIINQGEEILVQVLKEPFAQKGPKVTTNITLPGRYIVLMPTSDYIGVSKRITEEKERERLKKLAQECKIDNMGMIIRTEAQGIDKEEFYLDLNFLINIWNDIQKKDKTTIAPKLIYRELELTYKIVRDLFTEEIDEFIINEKKHYCKVIEMVEGISPALKRKIIYFDEFMDIFDYYGLNSQIRELLQNKVWLKSGGYIVIDQTEALTVIDVNTGKFIGNTSLEDTILKTNLEAAEEIGKQLRLRDIGGIIIIDFIDMEKQENSEKVLDRLQQVLQEDRTKTNVLGITHLGLVEMTRKKQKKPIEKVLKQPCPLCEGTGRVISINSIFIEIDKILKRNSNLKAKQILYLHLHPHTIHRFKLDAIIDKLKNYYHKDFKIIEDHNIFRDKIKITK from the coding sequence GTGAAAAGAATAATTGCAGATATCAATGAGCAAGAATCTAGGATTGCTTTAGTAGAAAATAAAGAATTAAAAGAATTTTATATTGAACAACAAAATTATAGGAGGATAGTAGGAAATATTTATAAAGGAAGAGTAGAAAATGTACTGCCTGGTATGCAGGCAGCTTTTGTTAATATAGGACTTGAAAAAAATGCATTTTTATACGTTAGAGATGCAATAAAAAGAAAAGACGAATTAGAGGTATTACCTCCTATTCGTCAAATCATAAACCAAGGTGAAGAAATATTAGTGCAAGTATTAAAAGAACCTTTTGCTCAAAAAGGGCCCAAGGTAACGACGAATATTACTTTACCGGGTCGATATATTGTTTTAATGCCTACTTCTGATTATATTGGAGTTTCTAAACGAATTACTGAAGAAAAAGAAAGAGAGAGACTCAAAAAACTTGCTCAAGAATGTAAAATAGATAATATGGGAATGATTATTCGCACAGAGGCACAAGGTATTGACAAAGAAGAATTTTATTTAGATTTAAATTTTTTGATAAATATATGGAATGATATCCAAAAAAAGGATAAAACAACTATTGCACCTAAACTTATTTATAGAGAATTAGAACTTACTTATAAAATCGTAAGGGATTTATTTACCGAGGAGATTGATGAATTTATTATTAATGAAAAAAAACATTATTGTAAGGTAATAGAAATGGTGGAAGGAATATCTCCTGCATTAAAAAGAAAGATAATTTATTTTGATGAATTTATGGATATTTTTGATTATTATGGATTGAATTCTCAAATAAGAGAACTTCTCCAAAATAAAGTATGGTTAAAAAGCGGAGGATACATTGTTATTGATCAGACAGAAGCCTTAACAGTAATAGATGTAAATACTGGAAAATTTATAGGGAATACTAGTTTAGAAGATACTATCTTAAAAACCAATTTAGAGGCTGCAGAAGAGATTGGAAAGCAATTACGTTTAAGAGATATTGGAGGAATTATTATTATAGATTTTATTGATATGGAAAAACAAGAAAATAGCGAAAAAGTTTTAGATAGATTACAACAAGTTCTCCAGGAGGATAGAACAAAAACAAATGTATTAGGGATAACGCATTTAGGATTAGTAGAGATGACAAGAAAAAAACAGAAAAAGCCCATAGAAAAAGTTTTAAAGCAACCTTGTCCGCTATGTGAAGGAACGGGGAGAGTGATTTCTATTAATAGTATTTTTATAGAAATTGATAAAATTTTAAAAAGGAATTCTAATTTAAAAGCCAAACAAATATTATATCTTCATCTTCATCCTCATACAATTCATAGATTTAAATTAGATGCTATTATAGATAAATTAAAAAATTATTATCATAAAGATTTTAAAATTATAGAAGACCATAATATTTTTAGAGATAAAATTAAAATAACAAAATAA
- a CDS encoding TIGR03936 family radical SAM-associated protein: MVVARMKFEKGENVRYISHLDLQRTFQRALRRAEIDITYSQGFNPHPKISFAMAVPVGMTSEGEYIDVELNSFIEENQLLNKLNQSLPTGLKILDCKISIKSHPSLMSIIEKGIYRVKIKVKQPIQLEQIKKRMLDFLTQEEIYIEKRDKKGRIKEKDIRPFINEFLIEKIERQSIYFRMILAAGSHNNIKPERVIQKFSDFGDYFLEYDRLKIHRIDLLARDGDQFVSPIKLFT, encoded by the coding sequence ATGGTAGTTGCTAGAATGAAATTTGAAAAAGGAGAAAATGTACGATACATTTCTCATTTAGATTTACAAAGGACCTTTCAAAGAGCACTTAGAAGGGCAGAGATTGATATTACTTATTCTCAGGGATTTAATCCTCATCCTAAAATTTCTTTTGCCATGGCTGTTCCAGTAGGTATGACTAGTGAAGGAGAATATATAGATGTGGAACTAAATTCTTTTATAGAAGAAAATCAATTGCTCAACAAATTAAATCAGTCACTTCCCACAGGGTTAAAAATACTTGATTGTAAAATCAGCATAAAAAGTCATCCTTCTTTAATGTCTATTATTGAAAAGGGAATTTATAGAGTAAAAATAAAAGTTAAACAGCCTATACAATTAGAGCAAATAAAAAAAAGAATGTTAGATTTTTTAACACAAGAAGAGATTTATATTGAAAAAAGAGATAAAAAAGGAAGGATAAAAGAAAAAGATATTCGTCCATTTATAAATGAATTTTTAATAGAAAAAATAGAAAGACAATCGATTTACTTTAGAATGATATTAGCAGCTGGAAGTCATAATAATATAAAACCAGAAAGAGTAATACAAAAGTTTTCTGATTTTGGAGATTATTTTTTAGAATATGATAGACTAAAAATTCATAGGATAGATTTATTGGCACGAGATGGAGATCAATTTGTTAGCCCTATAAAATTATTTACATAA
- a CDS encoding M50 family metallopeptidase, whose product MKIVKVHGIIFSIHILFIPIMFLLYFLGYGKIMIILLIIIILHELSHGLIAMFFGIKIKELEILPFGGVVKLDKSLNFTNREEIFISAAGPIFNLVISATVFFFQKYFGLKNSNVDFIIFSNLIIGIFNLIPVLPLDGGRIVRSLLSYLFGYKNATRIIVIFSKLFAFFLIGINIFIFSLESYNITFILLGIFIYIKSNKEQKMTAYITMRDFASKKESLNKQGSMESQHMTVLPETTLGEISRQFTPKKFYIIYVLNEHYALKGILTEDEILSAILEYGMHGKVKNILEKRNNY is encoded by the coding sequence GTGAAAATAGTAAAAGTTCATGGGATCATCTTTTCCATACATATTTTATTTATTCCTATTATGTTTTTGTTATATTTTTTAGGGTATGGTAAGATTATGATTATTTTATTAATAATTATTATCCTGCATGAATTATCCCATGGATTAATAGCGATGTTTTTTGGTATAAAAATAAAGGAATTAGAAATTCTTCCCTTTGGTGGAGTTGTAAAGTTAGATAAGAGTCTAAATTTTACAAATAGAGAAGAGATTTTTATCTCAGCAGCGGGACCAATATTTAATTTGGTGATATCCGCTACTGTGTTTTTTTTTCAAAAATATTTTGGATTAAAAAATAGTAATGTAGATTTTATTATTTTTAGCAATTTAATAATTGGTATCTTTAATTTAATTCCGGTTTTGCCATTAGATGGAGGAAGGATTGTTAGAAGTTTATTATCTTATTTATTTGGTTATAAAAATGCTACTAGAATCATTGTTATTTTTTCTAAATTATTTGCTTTTTTTTTAATTGGAATAAATATTTTTATCTTTTCATTGGAAAGTTATAATATTACTTTTATTTTATTAGGAATTTTTATTTATATAAAATCTAATAAGGAACAAAAAATGACTGCTTACATTACAATGAGAGATTTTGCTAGTAAAAAAGAAAGTTTAAATAAACAAGGTTCCATGGAGTCGCAACATATGACAGTACTTCCAGAGACTACATTAGGAGAAATATCTAGGCAGTTTACTCCTAAAAAATTTTATATTATTTATGTATTAAATGAACACTATGCTTTAAAAGGAATCTTAACAGAAGATGAAATATTGTCAGCTATTTTAGAATATGGAATGCATGGTAAAGTAAAAAATATATTGGAAAAAAGGAATAATTATTGA
- a CDS encoding TIGR03960 family B12-binding radical SAM protein — translation MKEKILDEILPKVKNPVQYVGNEFNSVHKEIKADTIRYAFAFPDIYEIGMSHLGMKILYHLLNEQEDIFCERVFAPMIDMEREMRKHKIPLFALETMDSITNFDFLGFTLQYEMSYSTILNMLDLSNIPLLAKDRTKEHPFVMVGGPCAYNPEPLADFVDIVVLGEAEDVLLEILEVYRKWKKTKGSRMDFLYSILSIKGVYIPAFYNVKYDEEGKIKKFYPLISDAPQRISKRIIKDLDHAYYPSKMIVPYTNITHDRVMLEIFRGCTRGCRFCQAGMIYRPVREKSFKTLQSIARKLIQNTGYEELSLSSLSTSDYTQLMSLVKNLIQEYQDKGVGLSLPSLRIDSFSVKLIEEIQKIRKTGLTFAPEAGTQRLRNVINKGVTEKDLLNSTEEAFKSGWGTIKLYFMIGLPTETYEDIEEIANLGNKVLEQYYQVDREKRNKNVKITISTSSFVPKPFTPFQWEPQNTIEELKEKQKFLKRKIKNRRIHYSWHDSKTSFLEAVFARGDRRLGKVILTAWQKGCKFDGWNEHFNFSSWIEAFKENRIDPDFYANRRRQYDEILPWDFIDIGVTKEFLIREHKNALREKVTPYCRKGCVNCGIQDFDGGWTCYGSC, via the coding sequence ATGAAAGAAAAAATACTTGATGAAATACTTCCAAAGGTAAAAAATCCTGTTCAATATGTTGGAAATGAATTTAATAGCGTTCATAAAGAAATAAAAGCAGATACCATAAGATATGCTTTTGCTTTTCCAGATATCTATGAGATAGGAATGTCTCATCTGGGAATGAAAATTTTATATCATCTACTAAATGAACAAGAAGATATATTTTGTGAAAGAGTATTTGCTCCCATGATAGATATGGAGAGAGAAATGAGAAAACATAAAATTCCTTTATTTGCTTTAGAAACTATGGATTCTATCACAAATTTTGATTTTCTTGGATTTACTTTACAATATGAAATGAGCTATAGTACGATCTTAAATATGTTGGATTTATCTAATATTCCTCTTTTAGCAAAGGATCGAACAAAAGAACATCCTTTTGTAATGGTAGGGGGTCCTTGTGCTTATAATCCAGAGCCTTTAGCAGATTTTGTAGATATTGTAGTTTTAGGAGAAGCTGAAGACGTATTATTGGAAATATTAGAAGTTTATAGAAAATGGAAAAAAACAAAAGGGAGTCGAATGGATTTTCTCTATTCTATTCTATCTATCAAAGGAGTGTATATTCCAGCTTTTTATAATGTAAAGTATGATGAAGAGGGGAAAATTAAAAAATTTTATCCTCTTATTTCAGATGCACCTCAACGTATTAGCAAAAGAATTATAAAAGATTTAGATCATGCTTATTATCCTAGTAAAATGATTGTACCTTATACAAATATTACTCATGATAGAGTAATGTTGGAAATCTTTAGGGGATGTACTAGAGGATGTCGTTTTTGTCAAGCGGGTATGATTTATCGTCCTGTTAGAGAAAAATCTTTTAAAACATTGCAAAGTATAGCTAGAAAGTTAATTCAAAATACAGGATATGAAGAATTATCCCTATCTTCCTTGAGTACAAGTGATTATACTCAACTGATGTCTTTAGTAAAAAATCTCATACAAGAGTATCAGGACAAGGGAGTGGGACTTTCTCTTCCTTCTTTAAGAATTGATTCTTTTTCTGTAAAATTGATAGAAGAAATCCAAAAAATAAGAAAAACAGGACTTACCTTTGCTCCAGAGGCTGGGACCCAAAGACTGAGAAATGTAATTAATAAAGGGGTTACTGAAAAAGATTTGCTAAATTCTACTGAGGAAGCTTTTAAATCTGGTTGGGGAACGATAAAACTTTATTTTATGATTGGATTGCCTACTGAAACTTATGAGGATATAGAGGAAATTGCCAATTTAGGAAATAAGGTATTAGAGCAGTATTATCAAGTAGATAGAGAAAAGAGGAATAAAAATGTTAAAATTACTATCAGCACTTCTTCTTTTGTACCAAAACCTTTTACACCCTTTCAATGGGAGCCTCAAAATACTATAGAGGAATTGAAGGAGAAACAAAAATTTTTAAAAAGGAAAATAAAAAATAGAAGGATACATTATAGTTGGCATGATTCTAAAACTAGCTTTTTGGAAGCAGTATTTGCACGAGGAGATAGAAGATTAGGAAAAGTTATTTTAACTGCTTGGCAAAAGGGATGTAAATTTGATGGATGGAATGAACATTTTAATTTTTCTAGCTGGATAGAAGCTTTTAAGGAAAATCGAATTGATCCAGATTTTTATGCTAATCGAAGAAGACAATACGATGAGATTTTACCTTGGGATTTTATTGATATTGGAGTGACGAAAGAATTTTTGATACGAGAACATAAAAATGCACTAAGGGAGAAGGTTACTCCCTATTGTAGAAAAGGCTGTGTAAATTGTGGAATTCAAGATTTTGATGGAGGGTGGACATGCTATGGTAGTTGCTAG
- a CDS encoding M23 family metallopeptidase has translation MEENKYNSKNTRIRLEPKLRSSVKREEDLFPDEDLEVRLLNREKFIKKNIVRLILCTSLFAVIYAANALPFSTTRKITQGVKWAMNYEIDFNEEIPNDNAVITTISNQIQEWTGIQRKGIQKKDTDTKYLPPVEGTVTSPFGDKIHPIFKTEIEARGIEISTKSSSDIQAIDQGKIVSIQKSVDGGKKITIQHNNSMKSIYEGCYESSLRIDEQIQRGDIIGKTKTVEKGHSSILYFELWKGDQAVDPLDYMDLKVDTAN, from the coding sequence ATGGAAGAAAATAAATATAACAGTAAAAATACTAGAATTCGCTTAGAACCTAAATTAAGAAGTAGCGTAAAGCGAGAAGAAGATTTATTTCCTGATGAAGATTTAGAAGTCAGATTATTAAATAGGGAAAAATTTATAAAGAAAAATATTGTTAGATTGATTTTATGTACTTCTTTATTTGCTGTAATTTATGCAGCAAATGCTTTACCCTTTTCTACTACAAGAAAAATAACTCAAGGAGTTAAATGGGCCATGAATTATGAAATTGATTTCAATGAAGAAATTCCTAATGATAATGCTGTAATTACAACTATTAGCAATCAAATTCAAGAATGGACAGGGATACAAAGAAAAGGAATACAGAAAAAGGATACTGATACAAAGTATTTACCACCGGTAGAAGGAACGGTAACTTCTCCTTTTGGAGATAAGATTCATCCTATTTTTAAAACGGAAATAGAAGCAAGAGGAATTGAAATATCTACAAAATCTTCTAGCGATATTCAAGCAATTGATCAAGGAAAAATTGTAAGTATTCAGAAAAGTGTTGATGGTGGGAAAAAGATAACAATACAACATAATAATTCTATGAAAAGTATTTATGAAGGATGCTATGAATCTTCCTTAAGAATAGATGAGCAAATACAGCGAGGAGATATTATAGGAAAAACTAAAACTGTTGAAAAGGGACATTCTTCCATATTATATTTTGAGTTATGGAAAGGGGATCAGGCAGTAGATCCATTAGATTATATGGATTTAAAAGTAGATACAGCAAACTAA